From the genome of Pseudomonas hamedanensis:
AGGTCGGCAAGCTGAGGTTGTTCGCCGCGTCGGCATATTGCCCGCCGGTGCGCAGCATCCGCGCGTTCAGCGCTACGCCTTGCAGGCCGGGCACGTCCCAATCGGCACCGGCATTGAACTGGAAGGTCGGCACGCCAATGGCGCGGTTGCCGTCGTTGGCGCCGTTGAGGGTATTTTTCAGTTCGGTGTCCATCAGGGTCAGGCCGCTGATCAGGCGCAGGCCTTCGAGCGGCTCGCCGAACACGTTCATTTCCACGCCTTTGTTGATCTGTTCGCCTTCACGCACATAGGTGCAAGTGGTCGGACCGTTGATTTCGCAGTAGCCATCGCTTGGCTGCTCGATGCGGTATACGCCCAGACTGGCCCCGTAAGTGCCCATGTCGACTTTCACGCCCAGTTCGGTCTGCTTGGAGCGCGCCGGTGCGTAGACTTCGTTGCCATTGGTGACGCGAAAGCCGCCGGAGCTGGTTGGCGAGGTCGGACCCTGCGCCAGGCCTTCGATGTGGTTGGCATAGAGCGACACATGCTCCCACGGCTTGAACACGATGCCGTACACCGGCGTGGTGATCGCTTCGTCGTAGCTCGACTTGCGCCCGCCGCTGCCCCAACTGGCGTAGTTGTAGCCTTGCACGACCATCTGCTGACGACGCAGGCCGGCGGTGATTAGCAGGCGATCATCGAAGAAGCCGAGGGTGTCGGAGATCGCCACGCTGCGGTTGAAGGTTTTGCCGACGATGCCCGGGTCATTGAGATCGCCCCCGGCAAAGTTGCCGACCGGCGCCGGGGTTTGTACCGGGTGATCGATGTTGTTGGGGTAGCGGGTCAGGTCGAAATCATAGGCGCTGCGCTGCTCGGCCCAGATCCCGGTGAGGCCCACATTGAGCTTGTGGCTGACAGGCCCTGTGTTGAATTTGCCGTTGAGCCCGGCCATGACGCTGGTGTTGTCCTCGTCATGGGGCACAAACGAGCCGGTGGTGAACGACGCACCGTTGTTGCCGACCAGCGTGGTCGAGTTGTAGCGGCCGACTTCGCGGGTGTGCTTGGCGCCACCGGCCGCGTAGGCCGTCCAGTTGTCGTTCAGATCGTATTCGGCGCGAAGCATGCCGAAGGTGTCTTCGATATCGGTGTAGCCCCACTTCGGCGCGTAGTTGGTGTCGGCTGACGGCGCGTCCGGCAGGTGCGTGGCGGTGCCGAGGTTGACAGAGCTGCGGCCGCC
Proteins encoded in this window:
- a CDS encoding TonB-dependent receptor, translating into MPASARLGAPLRPTLLALLCSLPFTAHAAEENRKELVLDDVNINAQAPTPNALPPVYAGGQVARGGQLGVLGNQDMMDVPFSAASYTEQLIQDQQAEDVADVLLNDASVRQASGFSNQAQVFMIRGLPLNGDDISYNGLYGVLPRQIISTDALERVEVFKGPNAFINGVTPTGSGIGGGVNLQPKRAGDEPLRRFTTDISSEGRVGQHLDIGQRFGEDNRFGARINLSQREGDTAIDHENQRSKLFAIGLDYRGDALRLSGDFAYQKERVNGGRSSVNLGTATHLPDAPSADTNYAPKWGYTDIEDTFGMLRAEYDLNDNWTAYAAGGAKHTREVGRYNSTTLVGNNGASFTTGSFVPHDEDNTSVMAGLNGKFNTGPVSHKLNVGLTGIWAEQRSAYDFDLTRYPNNIDHPVQTPAPVGNFAGGDLNDPGIVGKTFNRSVAISDTLGFFDDRLLITAGLRRQQMVVQGYNYASWGSGGRKSSYDEAITTPVYGIVFKPWEHVSLYANHIEGLAQGPTSPTSSGGFRVTNGNEVYAPARSKQTELGVKVDMGTYGASLGVYRIEQPSDGYCEINGPTTCTYVREGEQINKGVEMNVFGEPLEGLRLISGLTLMDTELKNTLNGANDGNRAIGVPTFQFNAGADWDVPGLQGVALNARMLRTGGQYADAANNLSLPTWNRFDAGARYAFKVSQKDVTVRLGVENLANKRYWESAQGGYLTQGEPRVAKLSGTIDF